Proteins encoded within one genomic window of Nitrospina gracilis 3/211:
- the carA gene encoding glutamine-hydrolyzing carbamoyl-phosphate synthase small subunit: MEAILALEDGRIFRGRMFGAEKEVTAEVVFNTSMAGYQEVLTDPSYCGQMVVMTYPLIGNYGINPEDYESDRPYLSAFIIKELSGIPSNWRSTETLDAFLKRHGVVGLQGLDTRALTRHIREKGAQRAVISSNGSNPAALVEKAKEAPQMVGRDLVKEVTCEQPYIWEEGDWDLRKGYTRFERRAGAKPYFVVALDLGIKYNILRQLTQSGCRVTVVPATTTAEEILKFKPDGVFLSNGPGDPAAVTYAIDTVRSLIGKVPIFGICLGHQILNLALGGSTYKLRFGHHGGNQPIMDSETKKVEITSQNHGFAVDAATAQPDVEIISLNLNDRTVEGIRHKSLPVFSVQYHPEAAPGPQDSSHLFERFVNMMKQAS; this comes from the coding sequence ATGGAAGCGATTCTCGCATTGGAAGACGGACGGATTTTCCGCGGCAGGATGTTCGGCGCGGAAAAAGAAGTCACCGCCGAGGTGGTGTTCAACACCAGCATGGCGGGTTACCAGGAAGTGTTGACCGATCCTTCCTATTGCGGCCAGATGGTGGTGATGACTTATCCGCTGATCGGCAACTACGGCATCAATCCGGAAGATTATGAATCGGATCGTCCGTACCTGTCCGCCTTCATCATAAAGGAACTGAGCGGCATTCCCAGTAACTGGCGGTCGACTGAAACGCTGGACGCATTTTTGAAACGGCACGGAGTGGTGGGACTCCAGGGACTCGACACCCGCGCCCTCACCCGGCATATCCGAGAAAAAGGTGCGCAGAGGGCTGTTATTTCCAGCAATGGATCGAATCCTGCGGCATTGGTTGAGAAGGCAAAGGAGGCACCGCAGATGGTCGGGCGCGACCTGGTCAAAGAGGTGACCTGCGAGCAACCCTACATCTGGGAGGAAGGCGACTGGGACCTGCGGAAAGGGTACACCCGCTTCGAACGCAGGGCCGGAGCGAAGCCTTATTTCGTGGTAGCCCTGGACCTGGGTATCAAATACAACATTCTGCGCCAGCTCACACAGAGCGGATGCCGTGTGACTGTCGTGCCCGCAACCACCACGGCCGAGGAGATTCTGAAATTCAAACCCGACGGTGTGTTTTTGAGCAATGGACCCGGTGACCCAGCGGCGGTGACCTATGCCATCGACACTGTACGGTCGCTCATCGGCAAAGTGCCAATCTTCGGCATCTGTCTTGGGCACCAGATTTTGAATCTCGCGCTCGGTGGTAGCACGTACAAACTGCGCTTCGGTCATCACGGCGGCAATCAGCCCATCATGGACTCGGAAACAAAAAAGGTAGAGATCACTTCACAGAACCACGGGTTTGCGGTGGACGCAGCGACCGCACAACCCGATGTCGAGATCATCTCCCTCAACCTCAATGACAGGACCGTCGAAGGCATCCGTCATAAATCCCTGCCCGTGTTTTCGGTGCAGTACCATCCGGAAGCCGCCCCGGGCCCGCAGGATTCATCCCATCTTTTTGAACGGTTTGTAAACATGATGAAACAGGCTTCATGA
- the carB gene encoding carbamoyl-phosphate synthase large subunit produces MPKRTDLKRIMIIGAGPIIIGQACEFDYSGTQACKALKEEGYEVILLNSNPATIMTDREFAHRTYIEPVTPDVVERIIARERPDALLPTMGGQTGLNTALAAAERGVLDRYEVEMIGANVQTINKAEDRSLFKQAMEKIGLQSAPSGFATSILEAWDIVQGTGFPAIIRPSFTLGGSGGGVAETEAEFETLVKRGLYASPTHTVLIEKSLIGWKEYELEVMRDIRDNVVIVCSIENFDPMGIHTGDSITVAPAQTLTDKEYQIMRNAAIDIIREIGVETGGSNIQFSIDPKTGEMIVIEMNPRVSRSSALASKATGFPIAKIAAKLAVGYTLDEIQNDITRETPASFEPTLDYCVVKVPRFTFEKFFKTPPLLTTQMKSVGEAMSIGRTFKEALQKALRSLEIGICGLEENFESKQEVQHQPIEDHEELKKMLALPHWDRLWHVAAALRRGLSIDEIYGLTGIDPWFLHNMNEIIEFEKSLQRFNDCDALDESTLRQAKQYGFSDLYLARLLRCKEADISARRAEFNLFPVYKRVDTCGAEFEAHTPYLYSTYEEECEAAPTDRKKIMILGGGPNRIGQGIEFDYCCVHAAFALKEDGYETIMVNCNPETVSTDYDTSDRLYFEPLTLEDVMHIVRVEKPDGVIVQFGGQTPLKLAVSLWEAGVPIIGTSPDNIDRAEDRERFKAVLDKLGLKQPNNGTATSFAEAKKIADDIGYPVVVRPSYVLGGRAMEIVYTQESLDRYMKHAVKASPEHPILIDDFLENATEVDVDAISDGTDVVIGGVMEHIEEAGIHSGDSACSLPPFSIQAEVIDEIKTQTRALARELQVIGLLNIQFAIKDKDIFVLEVNPRASRTVPFVSKAIGIPLAKLAARVMAGKSLKDLNFTQEAVVPHIAVKESVFPFIKFQEVDVLLGPEMKSTGEVMGLDTSFGKAFAKSQIATGTPLPLKGTVFVSVKDADKPATVEVVKRLAEQGYRLLATKGTAKYLQDRGFEVTAISKVKEGSPHIVDAIQDGEVDFVINTTFGEQEVKDSFSLRRASLAKNLPYFTTLSGAYALVGALKAIRESSLDVCSLQEYWQNQKQWSQ; encoded by the coding sequence ATGCCAAAACGAACCGACCTGAAACGAATCATGATCATCGGGGCCGGGCCCATCATCATCGGGCAGGCCTGCGAATTCGACTATTCCGGCACTCAGGCCTGCAAGGCGCTCAAAGAAGAAGGCTACGAGGTCATCCTGCTCAACAGCAATCCGGCCACCATCATGACCGACCGCGAATTCGCACATCGGACTTATATCGAGCCGGTGACACCGGACGTGGTCGAGCGGATCATTGCCAGAGAACGCCCCGACGCCCTGCTTCCCACCATGGGAGGGCAGACGGGACTCAACACCGCACTCGCGGCGGCCGAACGTGGGGTCCTCGACCGGTACGAAGTGGAGATGATCGGCGCCAACGTGCAGACCATCAACAAGGCCGAGGACCGCAGTCTGTTCAAGCAGGCGATGGAAAAGATCGGTTTGCAATCCGCACCCAGTGGCTTTGCCACCTCCATACTAGAGGCGTGGGACATCGTGCAAGGCACCGGGTTTCCCGCCATCATCCGTCCCTCGTTCACACTGGGCGGCTCCGGCGGCGGCGTGGCAGAGACCGAGGCGGAGTTCGAAACTTTGGTGAAACGCGGATTGTATGCCAGCCCCACGCACACCGTGCTGATTGAAAAATCCCTCATCGGCTGGAAGGAATATGAACTCGAGGTCATGCGGGATATCCGCGACAACGTGGTGATCGTCTGTTCCATCGAAAACTTCGACCCGATGGGGATTCATACCGGGGACAGCATCACCGTCGCTCCGGCACAAACCTTGACAGACAAGGAATACCAGATCATGCGCAATGCCGCCATCGACATCATCCGTGAGATCGGAGTCGAAACCGGCGGTTCCAACATCCAGTTCTCCATCGACCCCAAGACCGGCGAAATGATCGTGATCGAGATGAATCCTCGCGTGTCGCGCAGTTCCGCGCTGGCCTCGAAAGCCACAGGCTTTCCCATAGCCAAAATCGCGGCGAAACTGGCGGTTGGTTACACCCTGGATGAAATTCAGAATGACATCACCCGGGAAACCCCGGCTTCCTTTGAACCGACTCTCGACTACTGCGTGGTGAAGGTCCCCCGCTTCACGTTTGAGAAATTTTTCAAAACCCCTCCCCTGCTCACCACACAGATGAAATCGGTAGGCGAAGCCATGTCGATCGGCCGCACCTTCAAAGAAGCCCTGCAGAAAGCTTTGCGTTCTCTGGAAATCGGGATTTGTGGACTTGAGGAAAACTTCGAATCAAAGCAGGAGGTCCAGCACCAGCCCATCGAGGACCACGAGGAATTGAAAAAAATGCTGGCCCTGCCGCACTGGGACCGGCTGTGGCATGTGGCGGCGGCGCTTCGCCGGGGTCTTTCCATCGATGAAATTTACGGGTTGACCGGAATCGATCCCTGGTTCCTCCACAACATGAACGAAATCATCGAATTCGAGAAATCCCTGCAACGCTTTAATGACTGTGATGCTCTGGACGAGTCGACCTTGCGACAGGCAAAGCAATACGGGTTCTCCGACCTGTATCTGGCAAGGCTGTTGAGATGCAAAGAAGCCGATATCTCAGCACGACGTGCTGAATTCAACCTCTTCCCCGTATACAAACGCGTCGATACCTGCGGTGCCGAATTCGAAGCACACACCCCCTACCTCTATTCTACCTATGAGGAGGAATGCGAGGCCGCTCCAACCGACCGGAAAAAAATCATGATTCTCGGGGGTGGACCCAATCGCATCGGTCAGGGCATCGAATTCGATTACTGTTGTGTGCATGCCGCTTTCGCGCTGAAAGAAGATGGATACGAGACGATCATGGTCAATTGCAATCCGGAGACCGTGAGCACTGATTACGACACTTCCGACCGCCTGTACTTTGAACCGCTGACACTTGAAGACGTCATGCATATCGTTCGGGTGGAGAAGCCCGACGGCGTCATCGTGCAGTTCGGCGGGCAGACCCCATTGAAACTGGCCGTGTCCTTGTGGGAGGCGGGGGTTCCCATCATCGGCACCAGTCCGGATAACATCGACCGTGCGGAAGACCGCGAGCGCTTCAAGGCCGTTCTCGACAAACTGGGCCTCAAGCAACCGAATAACGGCACCGCAACCTCGTTTGCTGAGGCAAAAAAGATTGCTGACGACATCGGCTACCCGGTGGTGGTGCGGCCGTCGTATGTGCTGGGAGGAAGGGCCATGGAAATAGTGTACACGCAGGAATCTCTGGACCGCTACATGAAGCACGCCGTCAAAGCTTCCCCTGAGCACCCCATCCTCATCGACGATTTTCTCGAAAATGCTACCGAGGTGGATGTCGATGCCATCTCCGACGGGACGGATGTGGTCATCGGTGGAGTCATGGAACACATCGAGGAAGCTGGGATCCATTCCGGCGACAGCGCCTGCTCCCTGCCGCCGTTCTCCATCCAGGCAGAGGTCATCGACGAGATCAAGACCCAGACCAGGGCGCTCGCACGTGAGTTGCAGGTGATCGGGCTTCTCAACATCCAGTTCGCCATCAAGGACAAGGATATTTTTGTTCTGGAAGTGAACCCGCGCGCGTCCCGCACTGTACCGTTTGTCAGCAAGGCCATCGGCATTCCCCTGGCCAAGCTCGCCGCCCGGGTGATGGCGGGAAAGTCGCTCAAGGATCTCAACTTTACTCAGGAAGCGGTGGTACCGCATATCGCGGTGAAGGAATCGGTATTTCCCTTCATTAAATTTCAGGAAGTGGATGTCCTGCTGGGACCCGAAATGAAATCGACGGGGGAAGTGATGGGTCTCGATACGAGTTTCGGCAAGGCGTTTGCCAAGTCCCAGATTGCTACAGGGACGCCCCTTCCTCTCAAAGGAACGGTTTTCGTCAGTGTCAAGGATGCCGACAAGCCTGCGACGGTGGAAGTGGTCAAACGACTGGCCGAACAGGGCTATCGCCTGCTGGCCACGAAGGGCACCGCGAAGTATTTGCAGGACCGTGGATTCGAGGTGACGGCCATTAGCAAAGTGAAAGAAGGGTCACCGCATATTGTGGATGCGATTCAGGACGGAGAGGTTGATTTTGTGATCAACACCACCTTTGGGGAACAGGAAGTGAAGGATTCCTTCTCCCTGCGCCGGGCCTCGCTGGCCAAAAACCTGCCTTACTTCACCACCCTTTCCGGAGCGTACGCCCTGGTCGGGGCGTTGAAAGCGATCCGCGAATCTTCTTTGGATGTGTGTTCGTTGCAGGAATACTGGCAGAACCAGAAACAGTGGAGTCAATAA